A stretch of Canis lupus baileyi chromosome 2, mCanLup2.hap1, whole genome shotgun sequence DNA encodes these proteins:
- the LIX1 gene encoding protein limb expression 1 homolog isoform X1 translates to MDRTLESLRHIIAQVLPHRDPALVFKDLNVVSMLQEFWESKQQQRAAFPSEGVVVYESLPSPGPPFVSYVTLPGGSCFGNFQCCLSRAEARRDAAKVALINSLFNELPSRRITKEFIMESVQEAVASTSGTLDDADDPSTSIGAYHYMLESNMGKTMLEFQELMTIFQLLHWNGSLKALRETKCSRQEVISYYSQYSLDEKMRSHMALDWIMKEKESPGILSQELRMALRELEEARKAGQELRFYKEKKEILSLALTQIYSDPDTSSPSDDQLSLTALCSYH, encoded by the exons TGAATGTTGTGTCGATGTTACAGGAATTTTGGGAAAGCAAGCAGCAGCAGAGAGCTGCATTCCCAAGTGAAGGCGTGGTGGTCTATGAGTCACTGCCATCTCCAGGACCTCCCTTTGTGAGTTATGTGACCCTCCCAGGGGGAAGCTGTTTTGGCAACTTTCAG TGCTGCTTAAGTAGAGCTGAGGCCAGACGTGATGCAGCGAAAGTGGCCCTCATCAACTCCCTCTTCAATGAGCTGCCCTCTCGAAGAATCACTAAGGAATTCATTATGGAGAGTGTACAGGAAGCAGTTGCCTCCACCAGT GGCACTTTGGATGATGCGGATGACCCGAGCACCAGTATTGGAGCCTACCACTACATGCTGGAGTCAAACATGGGGAAGACCATGCTGGAATTTCAG GAGCTGATGACCATTTTCCAACTTCTGCACTGGAATGGAAGCCTAAAAGCCCTTCGTGAAACAAAGTGTTCCCGACAG GAAGTCATCTCCTACTATTCCCAGTATTCCCTAGATGAAAAGATGCGCAGTCATATGGCCCTGGACTGGATCATGAAGGAAAAGGAGTCACCAGGAATCCTCTCTCAAGAGCTCCGGATGGCCCTGAGGGAGTTGGAGGAAGCCAGGAAAGCGGGACAAGAACTGCggttttataaagaaaagaaagaaatcctgagtTTAGCCCTGACTCAGATCTACAGTGATCCTGACACCTCCTCACCCAGTGATGATCAGCTAAGCCTAACGGCTCTTTGTAGCTACCACTAG
- the LIX1 gene encoding protein limb expression 1 homolog isoform X2, producing MKEEEVLEINTATSDNFSRALSWVGQVNVVSMLQEFWESKQQQRAAFPSEGVVVYESLPSPGPPFVSYVTLPGGSCFGNFQCCLSRAEARRDAAKVALINSLFNELPSRRITKEFIMESVQEAVASTSGTLDDADDPSTSIGAYHYMLESNMGKTMLEFQELMTIFQLLHWNGSLKALRETKCSRQEVISYYSQYSLDEKMRSHMALDWIMKEKESPGILSQELRMALRELEEARKAGQELRFYKEKKEILSLALTQIYSDPDTSSPSDDQLSLTALCSYH from the exons TGAATGTTGTGTCGATGTTACAGGAATTTTGGGAAAGCAAGCAGCAGCAGAGAGCTGCATTCCCAAGTGAAGGCGTGGTGGTCTATGAGTCACTGCCATCTCCAGGACCTCCCTTTGTGAGTTATGTGACCCTCCCAGGGGGAAGCTGTTTTGGCAACTTTCAG TGCTGCTTAAGTAGAGCTGAGGCCAGACGTGATGCAGCGAAAGTGGCCCTCATCAACTCCCTCTTCAATGAGCTGCCCTCTCGAAGAATCACTAAGGAATTCATTATGGAGAGTGTACAGGAAGCAGTTGCCTCCACCAGT GGCACTTTGGATGATGCGGATGACCCGAGCACCAGTATTGGAGCCTACCACTACATGCTGGAGTCAAACATGGGGAAGACCATGCTGGAATTTCAG GAGCTGATGACCATTTTCCAACTTCTGCACTGGAATGGAAGCCTAAAAGCCCTTCGTGAAACAAAGTGTTCCCGACAG GAAGTCATCTCCTACTATTCCCAGTATTCCCTAGATGAAAAGATGCGCAGTCATATGGCCCTGGACTGGATCATGAAGGAAAAGGAGTCACCAGGAATCCTCTCTCAAGAGCTCCGGATGGCCCTGAGGGAGTTGGAGGAAGCCAGGAAAGCGGGACAAGAACTGCggttttataaagaaaagaaagaaatcctgagtTTAGCCCTGACTCAGATCTACAGTGATCCTGACACCTCCTCACCCAGTGATGATCAGCTAAGCCTAACGGCTCTTTGTAGCTACCACTAG
- the LIX1 gene encoding protein limb expression 1 homolog isoform X3 encodes MLQEFWESKQQQRAAFPSEGVVVYESLPSPGPPFVSYVTLPGGSCFGNFQCCLSRAEARRDAAKVALINSLFNELPSRRITKEFIMESVQEAVASTSGTLDDADDPSTSIGAYHYMLESNMGKTMLEFQELMTIFQLLHWNGSLKALRETKCSRQEVISYYSQYSLDEKMRSHMALDWIMKEKESPGILSQELRMALRELEEARKAGQELRFYKEKKEILSLALTQIYSDPDTSSPSDDQLSLTALCSYH; translated from the exons ATGTTACAGGAATTTTGGGAAAGCAAGCAGCAGCAGAGAGCTGCATTCCCAAGTGAAGGCGTGGTGGTCTATGAGTCACTGCCATCTCCAGGACCTCCCTTTGTGAGTTATGTGACCCTCCCAGGGGGAAGCTGTTTTGGCAACTTTCAG TGCTGCTTAAGTAGAGCTGAGGCCAGACGTGATGCAGCGAAAGTGGCCCTCATCAACTCCCTCTTCAATGAGCTGCCCTCTCGAAGAATCACTAAGGAATTCATTATGGAGAGTGTACAGGAAGCAGTTGCCTCCACCAGT GGCACTTTGGATGATGCGGATGACCCGAGCACCAGTATTGGAGCCTACCACTACATGCTGGAGTCAAACATGGGGAAGACCATGCTGGAATTTCAG GAGCTGATGACCATTTTCCAACTTCTGCACTGGAATGGAAGCCTAAAAGCCCTTCGTGAAACAAAGTGTTCCCGACAG GAAGTCATCTCCTACTATTCCCAGTATTCCCTAGATGAAAAGATGCGCAGTCATATGGCCCTGGACTGGATCATGAAGGAAAAGGAGTCACCAGGAATCCTCTCTCAAGAGCTCCGGATGGCCCTGAGGGAGTTGGAGGAAGCCAGGAAAGCGGGACAAGAACTGCggttttataaagaaaagaaagaaatcctgagtTTAGCCCTGACTCAGATCTACAGTGATCCTGACACCTCCTCACCCAGTGATGATCAGCTAAGCCTAACGGCTCTTTGTAGCTACCACTAG